DNA from Streptomyces luteogriseus:
TCGTGCGGCGCGAGCCCGTCGGGGTGGTGGCCGCGGTGGTCCCCTGGAACGTCCCGCAGTTCGTCGCCGCCGCCAAGCTCGCCCCCGCACTGCTCACCGGCTGCACGGTCGTGCTCAAGCCTTCGCCCGAGTCGCCGCTCGACGCCTATCTGCTCGGCGAGATCGCCCGCGAGGCCGGGCTGCCGGAGGGCGTGTTGTCGATCCTGCCCGCGGACCGGGACGTCAGCGAGTACCTGGTCGGGCACCCCGGCATCGACAAGGTCTCCTTCACCGGGTCGGTCGCGGCCGGCAAGCGCGTGATGGAGGTGGCCGCGCGCAACCTCACCCGCGTGACGCTCGAACTCGGCGGCAAGTCCGCGGCCGTCGTCCTGCCGGACGCGGACGTGGAGACGGCCGTGGCGGGTATCGCCCCCGCGGCCTGGATGAACAACGGCCAGGCCTGCGTCGCCCAGACCCGCATCCTCCTGCCGCGCTCCCGCTACGACGAGTTCGCCCACGCCCTCGCCGCCGCCGCGGGCGCCCTGACGGTCGGCGACCCGCTGGACCCGGCCACCCAGGTGGGACCGTTGGTCGCCCGTCGGCAGCAGCGGCGCAACCTCGACTACATCCGCATCGGGCAGGAGGAGGGCGCCAAGATCCTCACCGGCGGCGGACGCCCGGCCGGTCTCGACCGCGGCTGGTACGTCGAGCCGACCCTCTTCGGCGACGTCGACAACTCCATGCGCATCGCCCGCGAGGAGATCTTCGGCCCGGTGATCTGCCTGCTGCCCTACGACGACGAGTCCGACGCCGTGAAGATCGCCAACGACTCCGACTACGGGCTGAGCGGCAGCGTCTGGACCGCCGACGTCGAGCACGGCATCGACATCGCCCGGCAGGTCCGGACGGGCACGTACTCCGTCAACACCTTCAGCCTGGACATGCTGGGCCCCTTCGGCGGCTACAAGAACTCGGGCCTGGGGCGGGAGTTCGGGCCCGAGGGGTACGGCGAGTACCTGGAGCACAAGATGATCCACCTCCCGGCGGACGCGTAGCGATGGGCGACCGCTGGCACGTCGAGGTCGACCGCTCCCTGTGCATCGGCTCCGCGCAGTGCCTCCACCACGCGCCGGACGGCTTCCGCCTGGACACCGCCCGCCAGTCCCGTCCGGCCGCTCCCGACATGGACGCGAACGAACGGGTGCTGGAGGCGGCGGAGAGCTGCCCGACGGAGGCGATCACGATCACGCTGGGGGGCAGCGGGGAGGCGGTGTTCCCACCGGAGGAGTAGCGCCGCGCCAGACCCACTCCACCTCCCTGAACTGCGCCTCGTACGCCCCTTTCTGGAGCACGGCACGCAACGGACGCAGGTCCGAGGGGCGTAGGAGGCCGAAGGCCTCGGCGGGCAGCGCGTCGAGGATCTCGGAGGTGTGGGCGGAAAGCCAATCGTGGAGGTCGAGTTCGACCGCGAGACGGAGGAGGTCGACGAGGGCCGCGGGACGGCGGGCCGCAGCTTCCTGGAGATTGAGACCCGCCAGGAGACCATCGAGGTGACGGGCGGCATCGTCACCGTGCGGGAAGCCCGCCCAGCGCCAGGTGTGGGAAGAGCGGCTCAGGCGCGTCAGCCCACGCAGGTCGTAACTCTCGAAGTGCGGGCGCAGTGAGGCGAGCACGTCTCTCAGACGGGGGCTTGCGCGTTCAACGGCCCCACGGACGCAAGGCACAAGCAGCTCCGTCAAGGCCGGGGTGAGACGGCCCGACAAGCATTGCATGACCACCTTGTTCAGACCGGACAGGACGAGGGCCAGGTCTTCGTCGGGCATTGCTGGAGCGTCATGGACCAGCTGGCGCAGTACTGCCTCGAGGTAGTGGACGGCCTCGTCAGGCGGCAGTGAGACCGCCTGGTCCAGGCACTTGACATACAGACCCGGCAGAGTCATTGGCGGGATCACGTCTTTGATGAGCAGGGCGAGCAGCAGTTGGGCCGGGGACCGGGCACCGTCGTTCGCCGGAGCAGCGGCGCGAGGGAACCGGGACAACAGCGGATAGCTGTGGTGCAGGAGCAGATCCGTATCCGCGTCGGCCGTGAACATGACCCGTCCGATCAGGTCCACAACGCTGCTGACGTAGAGGTCGGGCAACCGCTTCGGCCAGCGCAGTTCGTTGTGGTCGCGTGGCGTGTACGTCGTACTGATAAGCAGATCCGGGGGCTGCGCACAGCGGTCGATGATGAGCGTCGAGGTCAGCAGTTCCCAGGAGCTCGGCGACAGCTGCGCCTGCCACCCCATCGCGTGCCGTCGCCAGTTCCCGATCAAGTCGCCCTCGCCGTCGACGAGCTGCGAGGCATACACCTTGCCCGCCACGAGCACTGTGATCAACAGCAGGTTGCCCTCGTAGACCGCGTCCCGGTACGTCCGTGTCTGCCGGACGGGGGTATACCTCACATCCGCGCGGTGCTCGGGGCCCCACGCCGCATTCCGGAAGAGGCCGACGAGTCGGGGTACCAAGCCGGTCGACGAGTCCACCGACCAGGCCTGCAGCCTGTCCCGGAGGTTCTGCACGAGCTGTGCCCGGTCGGTCAGTGGGGTGAAGGACAGCAGCGCATACAACTCGCCGTCGTTCAAGGGTGCCCCAGGGGCGGCGGATCGCGCGTCGGTCAGCCGCCTTAGCGCCCCGTCGATGAGCCGTGCGGCCAGATGCTCGCCGAAGGTGGCATGCATGAACTCGTAGCTGCGCAATCGTTCTTCCTCGACGACGGCCTGCGCCTCGTGCACGAAGAAGAACCGCCCGAACAGCAGCTCGGTGCCACCGGCCGTGGCACGACTGAGCGCGCTCAAGTCCCGGTCCGCCTCCTCGCTGCTGATCGCCTGGGCGCCGCGGTGGAACATACCCAGGGCGACCACCGAGAGACGGTGCAGCTCACGTTCGACGGCGGCGGCCGCCTCGGCCGGAGGCAGCGGGCCATCCTTCTCGGCCTGGCGGCGGACGAACTCCGTGAGCAGCCGGTCGTACAGTTGAGTCCGGCTGAGGTCCTCGTCGTGCAGCCTGTGCTGGGCGTTGTCGACGGCGTCGTACAAGGCGAGCATGAGCAGCAGCAGGGGCTGGGCCGCGAGGTCCCGGTGGGGGAGGACGGCATCCAGGAGCAGGGGCTGCAGGCCGTGCCGGTCGAAGTAGTCTGCGTTTGTCTTGTTCCAGATGGCGAGCCACCGTTCGATCTCTGGTTCCCCGAACGGCTCCAGGCG
Protein-coding regions in this window:
- a CDS encoding aldehyde dehydrogenase gives rise to the protein MTELVEHGQLFIGGELTDPLGQDVIEVISPHTEEVIGRVPHASTADVDRAVAAARRAFDEGPWPRMSLDERIEVVGRIKDAIAVRHDEIARVISAQNGSPYSWSVLAQALGAVMVWDSAITVARNFTHEERRDGVLGRILVRREPVGVVAAVVPWNVPQFVAAAKLAPALLTGCTVVLKPSPESPLDAYLLGEIAREAGLPEGVLSILPADRDVSEYLVGHPGIDKVSFTGSVAAGKRVMEVAARNLTRVTLELGGKSAAVVLPDADVETAVAGIAPAAWMNNGQACVAQTRILLPRSRYDEFAHALAAAAGALTVGDPLDPATQVGPLVARRQQRRNLDYIRIGQEEGAKILTGGGRPAGLDRGWYVEPTLFGDVDNSMRIAREEIFGPVICLLPYDDESDAVKIANDSDYGLSGSVWTADVEHGIDIARQVRTGTYSVNTFSLDMLGPFGGYKNSGLGREFGPEGYGEYLEHKMIHLPADA
- a CDS encoding ferredoxin; this translates as MGDRWHVEVDRSLCIGSAQCLHHAPDGFRLDTARQSRPAAPDMDANERVLEAAESCPTEAITITLGGSGEAVFPPEE
- a CDS encoding NACHT domain-containing protein, encoding MHGLLRSILLRAAEVVLGAALSQCGATRPDSARGLVRRLTDEVLRGGLSGDALLDRIVTHAGHQVDADRRALYEHCSRAIAQLVNTCPEFALTTATPGTPLYDTGADRGGIGLAGLEALLLECAGGQEAYAVGRGRLRDPIAALDSAGPRLPSLAQGYVNPRFRLADWDKQSGRDSGVASDKWWERRASYDTIEHFFAGYLLGLPALLSPLVVLGDPGAGKSLLTKLLTARLPIAEFRPLRVELRYTPAEADLQKQLEHALWRATGRSVCWPDWSEAEPGVIPVVLLDGFDELLQAGAQRLDSNRHWGYLREVERFQRREAELGRPLIVIVTSRTVVADHAEIPYNSQVLRLEPFGEPEIERWLAIWNKTNADYFDRHGLQPLLLDAVLPHRDLAAQPLLLLMLALYDAVDNAQHRLHDEDLSRTQLYDRLLTEFVRRQAEKDGPLPPAEAAAAVERELHRLSVVALGMFHRGAQAISSEEADRDLSALSRATAGGTELLFGRFFFVHEAQAVVEEERLRSYEFMHATFGEHLAARLIDGALRRLTDARSAAPGAPLNDGELYALLSFTPLTDRAQLVQNLRDRLQAWSVDSSTGLVPRLVGLFRNAAWGPEHRADVRYTPVRQTRTYRDAVYEGNLLLITVLVAGKVYASQLVDGEGDLIGNWRRHAMGWQAQLSPSSWELLTSTLIIDRCAQPPDLLISTTYTPRDHNELRWPKRLPDLYVSSVVDLIGRVMFTADADTDLLLHHSYPLLSRFPRAAAPANDGARSPAQLLLALLIKDVIPPMTLPGLYVKCLDQAVSLPPDEAVHYLEAVLRQLVHDAPAMPDEDLALVLSGLNKVVMQCLSGRLTPALTELLVPCVRGAVERASPRLRDVLASLRPHFESYDLRGLTRLSRSSHTWRWAGFPHGDDAARHLDGLLAGLNLQEAAARRPAALVDLLRLAVELDLHDWLSAHTSEILDALPAEAFGLLRPSDLRPLRAVLQKGAYEAQFREVEWVWRGATPPVGTPPPRCPPA